One genomic region from Ornithinimicrobium flavum encodes:
- a CDS encoding branched-chain amino acid ABC transporter permease: MQQLLNGLFLGSIYALFAIGFTLVFGILDRLNLAHPAVFAAAAFVGIELVAVGGLSIWVALPLVAVFGAVLGLVIERVAFRPLKGRPDAHFAGLIGSIGLGGMFIALLLWRYGPDTRRFPVDAFPSTTFEVAGARVTLLQVAILVISVLLMLGLTWLVARSRLGRAMRAVAENPRAATVLGLDVDRVTATTFALSSALGAVAGALFAMNVNSAQLGMGSAIELKGLAVIIVGGMGSLPGALVGGLILGLAEVFAVQYLASSWRDVVAFGLLFLLLVVRPQGLFGSKRVREV; encoded by the coding sequence ATGCAGCAGCTGCTGAACGGGCTCTTCCTCGGGTCCATCTACGCGCTCTTCGCGATCGGGTTCACCCTCGTCTTCGGCATCCTCGACCGGCTCAACCTGGCCCACCCGGCGGTCTTCGCGGCCGCGGCGTTCGTCGGGATCGAGCTGGTCGCGGTCGGCGGCCTGTCCATCTGGGTGGCGCTGCCGCTCGTCGCCGTCTTCGGTGCCGTCCTGGGCCTGGTGATCGAGCGGGTGGCCTTCCGCCCGCTCAAGGGCAGACCCGACGCGCACTTCGCGGGGCTGATCGGGTCCATCGGGCTGGGTGGCATGTTCATCGCGCTGCTGCTGTGGCGCTACGGCCCGGACACCCGGCGGTTCCCCGTCGACGCCTTCCCGAGCACGACCTTCGAGGTGGCCGGGGCGCGCGTGACGCTGCTGCAGGTCGCGATCCTGGTGATCTCGGTCCTGCTCATGCTGGGCCTGACCTGGCTGGTCGCCCGGAGCCGGCTTGGCCGCGCCATGCGCGCGGTGGCGGAGAACCCCAGGGCCGCCACGGTCCTGGGGCTCGACGTCGACCGGGTGACGGCCACGACCTTCGCGCTGTCCTCCGCGCTCGGCGCGGTGGCCGGGGCGCTGTTCGCGATGAACGTCAACTCCGCCCAGCTGGGCATGGGCTCGGCCATCGAGCTCAAGGGTCTGGCGGTCATCATCGTCGGAGGTATGGGGTCGCTCCCGGGCGCGCTCGTGGGCGGGCTGATCCTCGGCCTGGCGGAGGTGTTCGCGGTGCAGTACCTGGCCTCCAGCTGGCGTGACGTGGTCGCGTTCGGGCTGCTGTTCCTGCTGCTCGTCGTGCGGCCGCAGGGGCTGTTCGGCAGCAAGCGCGTGCGGGAGGTGTGA
- a CDS encoding ABC transporter substrate-binding protein, producing MKTTMKTLALTGTLALVLTACGEGGGDGGAEDGAGELAGSGSGDSCVIEAPVPVGAALSLTGAAASYGESQKKGLELAAEKLKEKEGVTYELTIEDDGTDPRQGITVFEQFAEDKSVILGPTLSNGAFQAQPIAQEAGVPVVAISNTAAGITEQGDYIFRVSLTEAQVIPQTVEVAKEEYGLEKVVVMYSNDDAFTESGYDVFASALEEQGVEVLDTLTFSKADTDFRALLTEAKGAQPDAIVVSGLIEAAIPLVTQARELGIEVPIIGGNGFNNPKLMSDAGEAAEGVVVGAAWNSASEGELNTAFLADFEEKFGSKPDQFAAQAYTGLTVIDAAVRAGCSGEREAIKENLSGVQDLETVLGTLSINADRDSEHPAVVQVIEGGAFTPLN from the coding sequence ATGAAGACGACCATGAAGACCCTCGCCCTGACGGGGACCCTGGCCCTCGTCCTCACCGCCTGCGGCGAGGGTGGCGGCGACGGTGGCGCCGAAGACGGCGCCGGCGAGCTGGCCGGCTCCGGCAGCGGTGACTCCTGCGTCATCGAGGCGCCGGTGCCTGTGGGCGCGGCGCTGTCGCTGACGGGTGCCGCCGCCTCCTACGGCGAGTCCCAGAAGAAGGGCCTGGAGCTGGCCGCCGAGAAGCTCAAAGAGAAGGAGGGCGTCACCTACGAGCTGACGATCGAGGACGACGGCACCGACCCCCGCCAGGGCATCACCGTCTTCGAGCAGTTCGCCGAGGACAAGAGCGTCATCCTGGGCCCGACGCTCTCCAACGGCGCCTTCCAGGCCCAGCCGATCGCGCAGGAGGCCGGCGTGCCGGTCGTGGCGATCTCCAACACCGCCGCCGGCATCACCGAGCAAGGTGACTACATCTTCCGCGTCTCCCTCACCGAGGCGCAGGTCATCCCGCAGACGGTCGAGGTGGCCAAGGAGGAGTACGGCCTGGAGAAGGTCGTCGTGATGTACTCCAACGACGACGCCTTCACCGAGTCCGGCTACGACGTCTTCGCCTCCGCGCTCGAGGAGCAGGGCGTCGAGGTTCTCGACACGCTCACCTTCTCCAAGGCCGACACGGACTTCCGCGCCCTGCTGACCGAGGCCAAGGGCGCCCAGCCCGACGCCATCGTGGTCTCGGGCCTCATCGAGGCCGCGATCCCGCTGGTCACCCAGGCCCGCGAGCTCGGCATCGAGGTGCCCATCATCGGCGGCAACGGCTTCAACAACCCCAAGCTGATGTCGGACGCCGGCGAGGCCGCCGAGGGCGTCGTCGTGGGCGCCGCCTGGAACTCCGCCTCCGAGGGCGAACTCAACACCGCCTTCCTGGCCGACTTCGAGGAGAAGTTCGGCTCCAAGCCCGACCAGTTCGCCGCCCAGGCCTACACCGGCCTGACCGTGATCGACGCGGCCGTCCGCGCCGGCTGCTCCGGCGAGCGCGAGGCCATCAAGGAGAACCTGTCCGGGGTGCAGGACCTGGAGACCGTCCTGGGCACCCTGTCGATCAACGCCGACCGTGACTCCGAGCACCCCGCCGTCGTGCAGGTGATCGAGGGCGGCGCCTTCACGCCGCTCAACTGA
- a CDS encoding alpha-hydroxy acid oxidase, with the protein MSPLRRRVPTWSELRPLVRVEPPTLARNAAALRRAQTIEDLRVLARRRTPRAVFDYVDGAAEGELSLARSRRAFADVEFRPRVLRDVRDVHPGVELLGVTSPVPLVLAPTGFTRMMHTQGEWAVARAAAAAGVPYTLSTMGTVSVEDLAADVPDVQRWFQLYLWQDREASAALIRRAAAAGYGTLVLTVDTAVAGQRLRDVRNGLTIPPALTARTLGGMALHPRWWADLLTSQPIEFASLRSSGGTVADLVDRMFDPGVTTDDLAWLRQEWPGRIVVKGVQHPQDAAELVALGMDGLVLSNHGGRQLDRAVAPLDLLPEVRDAVGPDVPLLLDGGVLHGGDIVAAGARGADAVMVGRAYLYGLMAGGEAGVARSLEILISQVHRTLRLLGVSRLEELGPDHVPPARHTRDVLDAEPFAAP; encoded by the coding sequence GTGTCACCGTTGCGTCGCCGCGTCCCCACGTGGTCCGAGCTGCGCCCGCTGGTGAGGGTCGAGCCGCCGACGCTGGCCCGCAACGCCGCAGCCCTTCGACGCGCCCAGACGATCGAGGACCTGCGCGTGCTCGCCCGTCGCCGCACCCCGCGGGCGGTCTTCGACTACGTGGACGGTGCCGCGGAGGGCGAGCTGTCGCTGGCCCGCTCCCGCCGCGCCTTCGCCGACGTGGAGTTCCGCCCGCGTGTGCTGCGCGACGTCCGCGACGTCCACCCGGGCGTCGAGCTGCTGGGGGTGACGAGCCCGGTCCCGCTCGTGCTCGCGCCGACCGGTTTCACCCGGATGATGCACACCCAGGGGGAGTGGGCGGTCGCCCGGGCCGCCGCCGCGGCGGGCGTGCCCTACACGCTGTCGACCATGGGGACGGTCTCGGTCGAGGACCTCGCGGCCGACGTGCCGGACGTCCAGCGCTGGTTCCAGCTCTACCTCTGGCAGGACCGGGAGGCCTCCGCCGCGCTGATCCGTCGGGCGGCCGCGGCGGGCTACGGGACCCTGGTCCTGACGGTCGACACCGCCGTCGCCGGGCAGCGCCTACGCGATGTCCGCAACGGGCTGACCATCCCTCCGGCGCTCACCGCCCGCACGCTCGGGGGTATGGCGCTGCATCCCCGGTGGTGGGCCGATCTGCTGACCAGCCAGCCCATCGAGTTCGCCTCGCTGCGCTCCTCCGGCGGCACCGTGGCCGACCTGGTGGACCGCATGTTCGACCCCGGCGTGACCACCGACGACCTGGCCTGGCTCCGGCAGGAGTGGCCGGGCCGGATCGTCGTCAAGGGGGTCCAGCACCCTCAGGACGCCGCCGAGCTGGTCGCGCTGGGGATGGACGGCCTCGTGCTGTCCAACCACGGCGGGCGCCAGCTCGACCGGGCCGTCGCCCCGCTCGACCTGCTGCCGGAGGTGCGCGACGCCGTCGGTCCCGACGTGCCGCTGCTCCTCGACGGCGGCGTCCTCCACGGCGGCGACATCGTGGCGGCGGGGGCGCGCGGCGCCGACGCCGTCATGGTCGGCCGCGCCTACCTCTACGGCCTGATGGCCGGCGGGGAGGCCGGCGTCGCCCGCTCCCTGGAGATCCTCATCTCTCAGGTGCACCGCACCCTGCGCCTGCTGGGGGTCTCACGCCTGGAGGAGCTGGGGCCCGACCACGTGCCACCGGCACGCCATACCCGGGACGTCCTCGATGCCGAGCCGTTCGCGGCCCCCTGA
- a CDS encoding prolyl oligopeptidase family serine peptidase, with protein sequence MNTSSTSSTPSTPTDGASPDPHLWLEEVESPEALSWVGERSRAAEAVLTAHPRYASLHAGIREALEAPDRIPLVQQVGEHLYGFWTDAEHPRGVWRRTTWDSYRTDEPRWEVLVDVDALAEEEGVPWVWQGASLLRPTLDRVLVHLSRGGADAGTTRELDLTTGGWVPAPEGFAKPEAKGRLVWRDRDHVFLTTADDPTGATRSGYPRTARLWRRGTSLQEATVVHTVPEEDLGLFVQHDQVTGRTVLHRALAFYREQTLLVTDAGVLPLDLPETGEASVHGDHAAVRLRHTWTPDPDRPAASFPAGSLLVAPLDAVATDAARAPWTALFTPDDRSALVDLTWTRHHLVTTELVDVRHTVHLHVPEGDGWTSTDLTDRLDVGLRTVSVSAVDDDASDDLWLVTTGFLDPMTLSVAHVGPDGSARLERLRAAPERFDSGGLAVSQEWATSADGTRVPYWQVGPADLPLDGTTPTVLHGYGGFEQALTPAYDPIVGRSWLADGHVHVVAGIRGGGEFGPRWHQAALRQDRHRAYEDFVAVARDLVARRVTSVERLGCTGRSNGGLLVGNMITGYPEDFGAVVCQVPLLDMRRYHLLLAGASWTAEYGDPEDPEQWRWLQTFSPYQRFDVARPTPAVYLATSTRDDRVHPAHARKMAALLAEHGRDVTYWENTEGGHGGASTPEQWATWHALAWAFLHARLAA encoded by the coding sequence GTGAACACGTCGAGCACCTCCAGCACGCCCAGCACGCCGACCGACGGCGCCTCGCCCGACCCGCACCTGTGGCTGGAGGAGGTGGAGTCGCCCGAGGCGCTGTCGTGGGTGGGCGAGCGCAGCCGGGCGGCGGAGGCGGTGCTGACCGCCCACCCTCGCTACGCCTCGCTCCACGCCGGCATCCGGGAGGCCCTCGAGGCACCCGACCGGATCCCGCTCGTGCAGCAGGTGGGGGAGCACCTCTACGGCTTCTGGACCGACGCCGAGCACCCGCGCGGGGTATGGCGCCGCACCACCTGGGACTCCTACCGCACCGACGAGCCGCGGTGGGAGGTGCTCGTCGACGTCGACGCCCTCGCCGAGGAGGAGGGTGTGCCCTGGGTCTGGCAGGGCGCCAGCCTGCTGCGACCCACGCTGGACCGCGTCCTGGTCCACCTGTCGCGCGGCGGCGCCGACGCGGGCACCACCCGCGAGCTGGACCTGACCACGGGCGGCTGGGTCCCCGCTCCGGAGGGCTTCGCCAAGCCCGAGGCGAAGGGACGCCTGGTCTGGCGCGACCGGGACCACGTCTTCCTCACCACCGCCGACGACCCGACCGGGGCGACCCGGTCGGGATACCCACGGACGGCCCGCCTCTGGCGCCGCGGCACGTCGCTGCAGGAGGCCACCGTCGTGCACACCGTCCCGGAGGAGGACCTGGGGCTCTTCGTGCAGCACGACCAGGTCACCGGCCGCACGGTCCTGCACCGGGCCCTGGCCTTCTACCGTGAGCAGACCCTGCTCGTCACCGACGCCGGTGTGCTCCCGCTCGACCTGCCCGAGACGGGTGAGGCCTCGGTGCACGGCGACCACGCGGCCGTCCGGCTGCGCCACACCTGGACGCCCGACCCCGACCGCCCGGCTGCGAGCTTTCCCGCGGGCAGCCTGCTCGTGGCACCCCTGGACGCCGTGGCCACCGACGCGGCACGTGCCCCCTGGACGGCCCTGTTCACCCCCGACGACCGCTCGGCGCTGGTGGACCTGACCTGGACCCGGCACCACCTGGTGACGACCGAGCTGGTCGACGTCCGGCACACCGTCCACCTGCACGTCCCGGAGGGGGACGGGTGGACCAGCACCGACCTCACCGACCGGCTCGACGTCGGCCTGCGCACGGTCAGCGTGAGCGCGGTGGACGACGACGCCAGCGACGACCTGTGGCTGGTCACGACGGGTTTCCTGGACCCGATGACCCTCTCGGTCGCGCACGTCGGCCCCGACGGGTCGGCCCGCCTCGAGCGGCTCAGGGCGGCGCCGGAGCGGTTCGACTCCGGTGGCCTGGCGGTGTCGCAGGAGTGGGCGACCTCCGCCGACGGCACCCGCGTGCCGTACTGGCAGGTGGGCCCCGCCGACCTGCCCCTGGACGGCACCACCCCGACGGTCCTGCACGGCTACGGCGGGTTCGAGCAGGCGCTCACCCCCGCCTACGACCCGATCGTGGGGCGTTCCTGGCTGGCCGACGGGCACGTCCACGTCGTCGCCGGGATCCGGGGCGGGGGCGAGTTCGGCCCGCGCTGGCACCAGGCCGCTCTGCGGCAGGACCGGCACCGCGCCTACGAGGACTTCGTGGCCGTGGCTCGCGACCTCGTCGCACGCCGGGTCACGTCCGTGGAGCGTCTCGGCTGCACCGGCCGGTCCAACGGCGGGCTGCTCGTCGGCAACATGATCACCGGCTACCCCGAGGACTTCGGCGCGGTGGTCTGCCAGGTGCCGCTGCTGGACATGCGGCGCTACCACCTGCTCCTGGCCGGTGCGTCCTGGACGGCGGAGTACGGTGACCCCGAGGACCCCGAGCAGTGGCGGTGGCTGCAGACGTTCTCGCCCTACCAGCGCTTCGACGTCGCCCGTCCCACGCCGGCGGTCTACCTGGCCACCTCCACCCGCGACGACCGCGTGCACCCCGCCCACGCCCGCAAGATGGCCGCGCTCCTGGCCGAGCACGGCCGGGACGTGACCTACTGGGAGAACACCGAGGGTGGTCACGGCGGGGCCAGCACCCCCGAGCAGTGGGCGACCTGGCACGCCCTCGCCTGGGCCTTCCTGCACGCCCGGCTCGCGGCCTGA
- a CDS encoding GNAT family N-acetyltransferase — protein MAQLIEQGHSLVRVEEGQVVFKADLGSVALGVAQVQGVWVHPDWRGRGLAAPAMAAVVEHTIAHVAPVVTLYVNDFNERAVATYRRAGFVRTGTFATVLL, from the coding sequence GTGGCCCAGCTCATCGAGCAGGGGCACTCGCTGGTCCGGGTCGAGGAGGGGCAGGTCGTCTTCAAGGCTGACCTGGGGTCGGTCGCCCTCGGTGTCGCGCAGGTGCAGGGAGTCTGGGTCCACCCCGACTGGCGGGGCCGGGGCCTGGCGGCACCGGCGATGGCCGCCGTCGTCGAGCACACCATCGCGCACGTGGCCCCGGTCGTGACCCTCTACGTCAACGACTTCAACGAGCGGGCGGTCGCCACCTACCGCCGCGCCGGGTTCGTCCGCACCGGCACCTTCGCCACCGTCCTGCTCTGA
- a CDS encoding DUF4081 domain-containing protein — protein sequence MLRTLSPVRAYGLQDVPRALEVCAQDPVTNVFVAARIRESGLVGTRGPLFGYEAGDEAALCWCSANVVPVEAGPRAIAALAAKVVRRRASASSVFGPADQVLDLWGRLERHWGPPREVRRNQLVMTMQTRPSVLGLPVDPDVRPADGRAGHPRPGGGGHVHRGDRLPAVPRQRRRLPGRRGPAHRAGALAGPGRGGAGRLQG from the coding sequence ATGTTGCGCACGTTGTCCCCGGTGCGGGCCTACGGCCTGCAGGACGTCCCGCGCGCGCTGGAGGTGTGCGCCCAGGACCCGGTGACGAACGTCTTCGTGGCGGCGCGGATCCGGGAGTCGGGGCTGGTGGGGACCCGCGGTCCGCTGTTCGGCTACGAGGCGGGGGACGAGGCCGCGCTGTGCTGGTGCTCGGCCAACGTGGTGCCGGTCGAGGCCGGGCCCCGTGCGATCGCCGCGCTGGCGGCCAAGGTTGTGCGTCGCAGGGCGAGCGCGAGCTCGGTCTTCGGTCCGGCCGACCAGGTGCTCGACCTGTGGGGCCGCCTGGAGCGGCACTGGGGTCCGCCGCGCGAGGTGCGTCGCAACCAGCTGGTCATGACGATGCAGACCCGTCCCTCCGTCCTGGGGCTACCGGTCGACCCGGACGTGCGCCCTGCCGACGGACGAGCTGGACATCCTCGTCCCGGCGGCGGCGGCCATGTTCACCGAGGAGATCGGCTACCCGCCGTACCGCGGCAGCGGCGCCGGCTACCGGGGCGGCGTGGCCCAGCTCATCGAGCAGGGGCACTCGCTGGTCCGGGTCGAGGAGGGGCAGGTCGTCTTCAAGGCTGA
- a CDS encoding glycerol-3-phosphate dehydrogenase/oxidase, whose amino-acid sequence MQPRALTGRSRDEALRVLADSGRDGGEPLDVLVVGGGVTGAGVALDAATRGLTTVLVEAGDWGSGTSQWSTKLVHGGLRYLQMLDFKLVHEALTERGLLLRTLAPHLVKPMPFLIPLEHRLWQRAYYGAGVTLYDLLANAMPGRRALPIHQHRTRHGLQSEFPDLDYDEAIGAVKYWDATVDDARLVTTLVRTAHTYGAHPASRTRVTSIVKDASGRAVGARLLDLETGRELECRARHVITCTGVWTGDVSTLADTDGGLTVLASKGIHLVVPREKIYGSSGLFLQTERSVLFFIPWSRYWIIGTTDTPWTLDRGHPLATSADIDYVLSHANEALGAELTREDVVGWYAGLRPLLQPGTKEGTDSAKVSREHTVASPVPGLTVVGGGKLTTYRVMARDAVDFALGADAEALGSITAEIPLVGAVGEAAMRRRMPALRREFGWTEQQTDHLLHRYGSLIEELLDLIAEDSSLAEPLEHAPAYLRAEVAYACISEGVLHLEDIMMRRTRLVYEVPDQGEAAVPEIAEIAEQWLGWGMERMEAEVERYGAWARGVRAAAQAPDDAAALAAFEREVGPGSPTAVGHARTGR is encoded by the coding sequence ATGCAACCACGCGCACTGACCGGCCGGAGCCGGGACGAGGCCCTGCGGGTGCTGGCCGACAGCGGTCGGGACGGCGGGGAGCCCCTGGACGTGCTGGTCGTCGGGGGCGGCGTCACCGGAGCCGGCGTGGCCCTCGACGCCGCCACCCGCGGCCTGACGACGGTGCTCGTGGAGGCCGGCGACTGGGGGTCGGGCACCTCGCAGTGGTCGACCAAGCTGGTCCACGGCGGCCTGCGCTACCTGCAGATGCTCGACTTCAAGCTGGTGCACGAGGCGTTGACCGAGCGGGGCCTGCTGCTGCGCACCCTCGCCCCGCACCTCGTCAAGCCCATGCCCTTCCTCATCCCGCTGGAGCACCGCCTCTGGCAGCGCGCGTACTACGGCGCCGGGGTCACCCTCTACGACCTGCTGGCCAACGCGATGCCGGGCCGCCGCGCGCTCCCGATCCACCAGCACCGCACCCGCCACGGCCTGCAGTCGGAGTTCCCCGACCTCGACTACGACGAGGCGATCGGCGCGGTGAAGTACTGGGACGCGACGGTGGACGACGCCCGCCTGGTCACCACCCTGGTGCGCACGGCCCACACCTACGGGGCCCACCCCGCCTCCCGCACCCGCGTCACCAGCATCGTCAAGGACGCGTCCGGGCGTGCGGTGGGCGCCCGGCTGCTGGACCTCGAGACCGGCCGGGAGCTGGAGTGCCGCGCGCGCCACGTCATCACCTGCACCGGGGTGTGGACCGGTGACGTCTCCACCCTGGCCGACACCGACGGCGGCCTGACCGTCCTGGCGTCCAAGGGCATCCACCTCGTGGTGCCGCGGGAGAAGATCTACGGCAGCAGCGGGCTCTTCCTCCAGACCGAGCGGTCGGTCCTGTTCTTCATCCCCTGGTCCCGCTACTGGATCATCGGCACCACCGACACCCCGTGGACGCTCGACCGGGGCCACCCCCTGGCGACCTCCGCCGACATCGACTACGTCCTGAGCCACGCCAACGAGGCGCTGGGCGCCGAGCTCACCCGCGAGGACGTGGTCGGCTGGTATGCCGGGCTGCGACCGCTGCTGCAGCCCGGCACCAAGGAGGGGACCGACTCGGCGAAGGTCAGCCGCGAGCACACCGTGGCCAGCCCGGTGCCGGGCCTGACGGTGGTCGGGGGCGGCAAGCTCACGACCTACCGGGTCATGGCGCGCGACGCCGTCGACTTCGCCCTGGGCGCCGACGCCGAGGCCCTCGGGAGCATCACGGCGGAGATCCCGCTGGTCGGGGCCGTCGGCGAGGCGGCGATGCGGCGGCGGATGCCCGCGCTGCGGCGCGAGTTCGGCTGGACCGAGCAGCAGACCGACCACCTCCTGCACCGCTACGGCTCGCTCATCGAGGAGCTGCTGGACCTCATCGCCGAGGACTCCTCCCTGGCCGAGCCGCTGGAGCACGCCCCGGCCTACCTGCGGGCGGAGGTCGCCTACGCGTGCATCAGCGAGGGGGTGCTGCACCTGGAGGACATCATGATGCGCCGGACCCGCCTGGTCTACGAGGTGCCGGACCAGGGTGAGGCGGCCGTCCCGGAGATCGCCGAGATCGCCGAGCAGTGGCTCGGGTGGGGTATGGAGCGGATGGAGGCCGAGGTGGAGCGCTACGGCGCCTGGGCGCGAGGGGTGCGCGCCGCGGCGCAGGCCCCGGACGACGCGGCGGCGCTGGCGGCCTTCGAGCGGGAGGTCGGGCCGGGCTCGCCCACCGCCGTGGGGCACGCGAGGACCGGGCGGTGA
- the glpK gene encoding glycerol kinase GlpK: MTRFAGHVLAIDQGTTSTRAIVFDHDGRVVSVGQKEHRQIFPRAGWVEHDPVQIWDNTREVIGLALGKANLTGEDLAAIGITNQRETTVVWDRETGEPVHPAIVWQDTRTTALVEQLGGEVGPDRFRDVCGLPLATYFSGPKIRWILDHVDGARERAEAGELLFGTTDSWLVWNLTGGPDGGVHVTDVTNASRTMLMDLRTLQWSPEVCEAMGVPTAMLPQIRSCSEEYGRSSKLGVPIAGILGDQHAATFGQACLEPGMSKNTYGTGCFMLLNTGSRIVRSEHGLLTTVCYQLGGQEPVYALEGSIAVAGSLVQWLRDNLGLISEAAQVEDLAREVDDNGGCYVVPAFSGLFAPYWKDDARGAVVGLTSFVTRHHLARAALEAVAYQTREVAEAMDADSEVDLTELRVDGGMVGNETLMQFQADILGVDVVRPVVTETTALGAAFAAGIAVGFWDGPQAVVDAWEEDRRWTPRMDEEERERLFRSWRKAVTRTFDWVDEDTVTQDPGSPGAG, translated from the coding sequence GTGACCCGGTTCGCCGGCCACGTGCTGGCCATCGACCAGGGCACGACCAGCACCCGGGCCATCGTCTTCGACCACGACGGCCGGGTGGTCTCGGTGGGCCAGAAGGAGCACCGGCAGATCTTCCCCCGGGCCGGCTGGGTGGAGCACGACCCGGTCCAGATCTGGGACAACACCCGGGAGGTCATCGGTCTGGCCCTCGGCAAGGCCAACCTCACCGGGGAGGACCTCGCCGCCATCGGCATCACCAACCAGCGTGAGACCACCGTCGTCTGGGACCGGGAGACCGGGGAGCCGGTCCACCCCGCCATCGTCTGGCAGGACACCCGGACGACAGCGCTGGTGGAGCAGCTCGGAGGCGAGGTGGGCCCCGACCGTTTCCGCGACGTGTGCGGGCTGCCCCTGGCGACCTACTTCTCCGGCCCGAAGATCCGCTGGATCCTCGACCACGTGGACGGGGCGAGGGAGCGGGCGGAGGCCGGTGAGCTGCTCTTCGGCACCACCGACTCCTGGCTGGTGTGGAACCTCACGGGCGGCCCGGACGGCGGCGTGCACGTCACCGACGTGACCAACGCCTCCCGCACGATGCTCATGGACCTGCGGACCCTGCAGTGGTCGCCGGAGGTGTGCGAGGCCATGGGTGTGCCCACGGCCATGCTGCCGCAGATCCGGTCCTGCTCGGAGGAGTACGGCCGCAGCAGCAAGCTCGGCGTGCCCATCGCCGGGATCCTCGGGGACCAGCACGCCGCGACCTTCGGCCAGGCCTGCCTGGAGCCGGGGATGAGCAAGAACACCTACGGCACCGGGTGCTTCATGCTCCTCAACACCGGCTCCCGGATCGTCCGCAGCGAGCACGGGCTGCTCACCACCGTGTGCTACCAGCTGGGCGGCCAGGAGCCGGTCTACGCCCTGGAGGGCTCGATCGCCGTGGCCGGCTCCCTCGTGCAGTGGCTCCGTGACAACCTGGGGCTCATCTCCGAGGCCGCGCAGGTCGAGGACCTGGCCCGCGAGGTGGACGACAACGGCGGGTGCTACGTCGTGCCGGCGTTCTCGGGCCTGTTCGCCCCCTACTGGAAGGACGACGCCCGCGGCGCCGTCGTCGGCCTCACCAGCTTCGTCACCCGGCACCACCTGGCCCGTGCCGCCCTGGAGGCGGTGGCCTACCAGACCCGGGAGGTAGCCGAGGCGATGGACGCCGACTCCGAGGTGGACCTCACCGAGCTGCGCGTGGACGGGGGAATGGTGGGGAACGAGACCCTCATGCAGTTCCAGGCCGACATCCTGGGGGTGGACGTCGTCCGGCCGGTGGTGACCGAGACCACCGCCCTCGGTGCGGCCTTCGCCGCCGGGATCGCGGTCGGCTTCTGGGACGGGCCGCAGGCTGTGGTGGACGCCTGGGAGGAGGACCGGCGCTGGACCCCCCGGATGGACGAGGAGGAGCGGGAGCGACTCTTCCGCAGCTGGCGCAAGGCCGTCACCCGGACCTTCGACTGGGTGGACGAGGACACGGTGACGCAGGACCCAGGGTCCCCCGGGGCGGGGTAG
- a CDS encoding uridine kinase, translated as MNAGFLPVRQLVLVDLLSMMLATRVGERAIIAVDGPDGVGKTRLVGELVALAPHVAGRQVHAVSVDGFHRPREQRYARGRTGETYYEDAFDYDALREHVLRPFRAGGAVVPEVWDLEADRPAPAQPVTLADDALLLVEGVFLRRPELRGEWDATCVLMAPAEVTVPRGNARFPGRRVEGDDDPASPANARYVEAHRLYRLQARTWQPTWIVDNTDLQRPELIVPDPDEPQWFER; from the coding sequence GTGAACGCCGGCTTCCTCCCCGTGCGTCAGCTGGTCCTCGTGGACCTGCTGTCGATGATGCTCGCCACCCGCGTCGGCGAGCGCGCGATCATCGCCGTGGACGGGCCCGACGGGGTCGGCAAGACCCGGCTGGTCGGGGAGCTCGTGGCCCTGGCCCCCCACGTGGCCGGTCGACAGGTCCACGCGGTGTCGGTCGACGGCTTCCACCGTCCCCGGGAGCAGCGCTACGCCCGGGGCCGGACGGGTGAGACCTACTACGAGGACGCCTTCGACTACGACGCGCTGCGCGAGCACGTCCTGCGGCCCTTCCGCGCCGGGGGCGCGGTCGTCCCGGAGGTCTGGGACCTCGAGGCCGACCGCCCCGCACCCGCGCAGCCCGTCACCCTCGCCGACGACGCCCTGCTGCTCGTGGAGGGGGTCTTCCTGCGGCGTCCGGAGCTGCGTGGGGAGTGGGACGCCACGTGCGTCCTCATGGCCCCCGCCGAGGTCACCGTACCCCGGGGCAACGCCCGCTTCCCCGGGCGGCGGGTGGAGGGCGACGACGACCCGGCCTCCCCGGCCAACGCCAGGTATGTCGAGGCCCACCGCCTCTACCGGCTGCAGGCCCGCACGTGGCAGCCGACCTGGATCGTGGACAACACCGACCTGCAGCGCCCCGAGCTCATCGTCCCCGACCCGGACGAGCCCCAGTGGTTCGAACGCTGA